Proteins encoded within one genomic window of Prauserella marina:
- a CDS encoding ABC transporter ATP-binding protein, translating to MKRQETPMSGYAVEIEDVAVRFRTKKRDVTALRDVTMRVDPGEFVAIVGPSGCGKSTLLKLASGLLAPSTGSVKLLGDTVSGPRKDIGYVFQKAALLEWRTARKNILLQAEMRKMPQKEAAERVDELIAMTGLGGFEDAYPHELSGGMQQRVALCRALLHRPPVLLMDEPFGALDALTREQMNVELRRIWQETKTTVLLVTHSISEAVYLADRVVMITARPGTVAGVVEVNLPAERDYGKTMSEPEFAKATRHIRDHLGAASAAE from the coding sequence ATGAAAAGGCAGGAGACGCCCATGTCCGGCTACGCGGTCGAGATCGAGGACGTCGCGGTGCGGTTTCGCACCAAGAAAAGGGATGTCACGGCGCTGCGCGACGTCACGATGCGGGTGGACCCCGGCGAGTTCGTCGCCATCGTGGGGCCTTCCGGGTGCGGTAAGTCGACGTTGCTGAAACTCGCGTCGGGGCTGCTCGCCCCTTCGACCGGCTCGGTGAAGCTGCTCGGCGACACCGTGTCGGGGCCGCGCAAGGACATCGGTTACGTCTTCCAGAAGGCGGCACTGCTGGAATGGCGAACCGCGAGGAAGAACATCCTGCTCCAGGCCGAAATGCGCAAGATGCCGCAGAAGGAAGCGGCCGAACGCGTCGACGAGCTCATCGCGATGACCGGGTTGGGCGGTTTCGAGGACGCCTATCCGCACGAATTGTCGGGAGGGATGCAGCAGCGCGTCGCGTTGTGCCGCGCGCTGCTGCATCGTCCTCCCGTGTTGCTGATGGACGAGCCCTTCGGGGCGCTCGACGCGCTCACCAGGGAACAGATGAACGTCGAGTTGCGGCGCATCTGGCAGGAGACGAAGACGACCGTGCTGCTGGTGACCCACTCGATCTCGGAGGCGGTGTACCTGGCGGACAGGGTCGTGATGATCACCGCGAGGCCGGGGACGGTCGCCGGTGTCGTCGAGGTCAACCTCCCCGCCGAGCGCGACTACGGCAAAACCATGTCGGAACCGGAGTTCGCGAAGGCGACCCGGCACATCCGCGACCATCTGGGCGCCGCGTCGGCGGCGGAGTGA
- a CDS encoding threonine ammonia-lyase: MQLVTIDDIRDAAERIRGSIVHTPLLPSLWADPARPLWLKPENLQSIGAFKVRGAFNAIGKLDERARARGVVAYSSGNHAQAVAYAARRFGIPAHIVMPDVTPRIKVDNTREHGAEVVLVPIAERESTAHALVERLGAVLIPPFDHPDIIAGQGTIGLEIGQDLADVELVLVPVSGGGLASGIGVGVKALCPNAAVYAVEPELAGDTRESFERGSVVEWPVELRARTIADGLRSQPSELTFAHLRTVLDGVITVSEDEIRSAVRTLATSARLVAEPAGAVSLAGYLHHADELPAGRTVAVVSGGNIDPALLADVLGA, from the coding sequence GTGCAACTCGTGACGATCGACGACATCCGGGACGCGGCGGAGCGTATCCGCGGCTCCATCGTTCACACCCCGCTGCTGCCCTCGCTGTGGGCGGATCCGGCGCGTCCACTGTGGCTCAAACCGGAGAATCTGCAATCCATCGGCGCCTTCAAGGTTCGCGGCGCGTTCAACGCCATCGGCAAGCTCGACGAGCGGGCGAGGGCCCGTGGCGTCGTCGCCTATTCGAGCGGTAACCACGCGCAAGCGGTCGCCTACGCCGCGCGGCGATTCGGTATTCCCGCGCACATCGTCATGCCCGACGTCACGCCGCGGATCAAGGTCGACAACACCCGCGAGCACGGCGCCGAAGTCGTGCTCGTGCCCATCGCCGAACGCGAATCGACGGCGCACGCCCTCGTCGAACGGCTCGGCGCCGTGCTCATCCCGCCCTTCGACCACCCCGACATCATCGCGGGCCAGGGCACGATCGGTCTTGAGATCGGCCAGGACCTCGCCGACGTCGAACTGGTCCTCGTGCCGGTCAGCGGGGGAGGGCTCGCCTCGGGAATCGGGGTCGGTGTCAAGGCGCTGTGCCCGAACGCCGCCGTGTACGCCGTCGAACCCGAACTGGCAGGCGACACCAGGGAAAGCTTCGAGCGGGGTTCCGTCGTGGAGTGGCCGGTCGAGCTCAGGGCGAGGACCATCGCCGACGGCCTGCGCTCTCAGCCATCCGAGTTGACCTTTGCCCACCTTCGCACCGTCCTCGACGGAGTGATCACGGTCAGCGAGGACGAGATCCGCTCCGCCGTGCGGACGCTGGCGACCAGCGCCCGGCTGGTCGCCGAGCCCGCCGGTGCCGTCAGCCTGGCCGGCTACCTGCACCACGCGGACGAGCTGCCCGCCGGGCGTACCGTCGCGGTCGTGTCCGGTGGCAACATCGATCCAGCCTTGCTGGCCGACGTACTCGGCGCTTGA
- a CDS encoding lysophospholipid acyltransferase family protein yields MRPGPIRFGPLTAYRRCPRRGRGKWFGFAIDVIAPVLALSTRSRFAGTEHLPRSGGVLVASNHLSNADAIMVTAFSLLGGRVPRFFAKAGLWKVPVVRAVMESGRHIKVHRGRASALDAYRDTVSAVREGECVVVFPEGTFTDREDGWPMKAKTGVARIALTTGTPVVPLACWGTRELLPPDGRLPRVFPRRRVEVLAGPVVDLSDLVTDKPSATQLREATDRIMAAVTALLTEVRGGTPTRNSEGIIGDHE; encoded by the coding sequence ATGCGCCCAGGCCCGATCCGTTTCGGGCCGCTGACCGCCTACCGCCGGTGTCCGAGGCGAGGACGGGGAAAGTGGTTCGGTTTCGCCATCGACGTCATCGCGCCGGTACTCGCGCTGAGCACGCGGTCGCGGTTCGCCGGAACCGAGCACCTGCCGCGCAGCGGTGGCGTTCTGGTGGCCAGCAACCACCTTTCCAACGCCGACGCGATCATGGTGACGGCATTCAGCCTGCTCGGCGGGCGCGTTCCCCGGTTCTTCGCCAAGGCGGGACTGTGGAAGGTGCCCGTCGTGCGCGCCGTGATGGAATCGGGGCGGCACATCAAGGTGCACAGGGGCAGAGCGAGTGCTCTCGACGCCTACCGGGACACCGTGTCGGCGGTGCGCGAGGGCGAATGTGTCGTGGTGTTCCCGGAAGGCACGTTCACCGATCGCGAGGACGGCTGGCCGATGAAGGCCAAGACCGGGGTCGCGCGCATCGCGCTCACCACGGGAACGCCCGTCGTCCCCTTGGCGTGCTGGGGAACCCGTGAACTGCTTCCCCCTGACGGACGGCTACCGCGCGTGTTTCCCCGGCGACGCGTCGAGGTTCTCGCGGGGCCCGTCGTCGACCTGAGCGACCTCGTCACGGACAAGCCGAGCGCGACCCAGCTCAGGGAGGCGACCGACCGCATCATGGCGGCGGTCACGGCGTTGTTGACCGAAGTGCGTGGGGGCACTCCCACCCGGAACAGTGAAGGCATAATCGGCGATCATGAGTGA
- a CDS encoding dihydrodipicolinate synthase family protein, with translation MTALLLPRREGTPREWSPSGRTAPAPSEGTHPRVAYAAAHVVADPLSAEDPASTVRVDWDTTLAFRHHLWSCGLGVAEAMDTAQRGMGLDWETTKELIRRTGAEARARGGRWCAGVGTDQLPPGPSTVDDIVGAWREQLDLVAEEGAVPVIMASRALAAAANGPADYHAAYGKLLSVTEGPVLLHWLGEQFDPALSGYWGHTDVSAAADELAALCAAHSSVIAGVKVSVLDADIERRFRRALPEGVACYTGDDFNYPELIEGDERGHSEALLGIFDPIAPVAGAALSLLGTGDTAGFRELLDPTVALSREIFRAPTRHYKVGVVFLAYLNGHQPAFRMVGGLESARSITHLADVLRLADEAGVLTDPDLAVARMRPLLATAGVT, from the coding sequence ATGACTGCGTTGCTGTTACCCCGCCGGGAAGGGACGCCGCGAGAGTGGTCGCCGTCCGGGCGCACCGCGCCGGCGCCGAGCGAGGGCACGCACCCCCGCGTTGCCTACGCGGCCGCGCACGTGGTCGCCGACCCGCTCAGCGCGGAGGACCCCGCAAGCACCGTCCGCGTCGACTGGGACACGACACTCGCCTTCCGGCACCACCTGTGGTCCTGCGGGCTCGGCGTCGCCGAGGCGATGGACACCGCACAACGCGGAATGGGCCTCGACTGGGAGACGACAAAGGAACTGATCAGGCGCACCGGCGCGGAGGCTCGCGCGCGTGGCGGCCGGTGGTGCGCCGGAGTGGGCACCGATCAGCTTCCGCCAGGTCCATCCACTGTGGACGACATCGTCGGCGCGTGGAGGGAACAACTCGACCTCGTCGCCGAGGAGGGCGCCGTTCCGGTCATCATGGCCAGCAGGGCGCTCGCCGCGGCGGCAAACGGACCAGCCGACTACCACGCCGCGTACGGCAAACTGCTGTCCGTGACGGAAGGCCCGGTTCTGCTGCACTGGCTCGGCGAGCAGTTCGATCCCGCCCTTTCCGGCTACTGGGGCCACACCGACGTCTCGGCGGCTGCCGACGAACTCGCCGCGTTGTGCGCCGCGCACTCCTCGGTCATCGCCGGGGTGAAGGTCTCCGTGCTCGACGCCGACATCGAGCGCCGCTTCCGGCGCGCGCTGCCGGAGGGCGTCGCGTGTTACACCGGCGACGATTTCAACTATCCCGAGCTGATCGAGGGCGACGAGCGGGGACACAGCGAGGCATTGCTCGGCATCTTCGATCCCATCGCGCCCGTTGCCGGAGCGGCGCTGTCCCTTCTCGGCACCGGCGACACGGCGGGTTTTCGCGAACTGCTCGACCCGACCGTCGCGCTGTCCCGTGAGATCTTCCGCGCGCCGACCCGGCACTACAAGGTCGGCGTCGTGTTCCTCGCCTACCTCAACGGCCATCAGCCCGCGTTCCGGATGGTCGGCGGCCTCGAATCGGCCCGCTCGATCACCCACCTCGCCGACGTGCTCCGCCTCGCCGACGAAGCGGGCGTGCTGACCGACCCCGATCTCGCGGTGGCCAGGATGCGGCCGCTGCTCGCGACGGCAGGAGTGACCTGA
- a CDS encoding LacI family DNA-binding transcriptional regulator, translating into MDGRPHVTLEDVARAAEVSLATASRALNGTTKVRADLRERVLAAAEKLAYTPNAHAQALAGASHRTVGVICHDVSDPYFAAIARGVMRVAGDSDLLVMLASTFRDPNKEIAYISMLRAQRASAILLVGSGFEDKAWERALAAEIDPYRRGGGQVAVVSRHRSLRVDSVQPENREGAAELARTLLGMGHRRFAVLAGPRALTTVVDRLAGFREALAEAGVELPESAIVEAAFTRDGGHAAMSELLARGLDATCVFAVTDVMAIGALTALREAGRSVPDDVSLAGFDDIPVVRDLTPALTTVALPLEELGERAMELAIRDNRGSRSRVLRLPGEVVVRQSTKEV; encoded by the coding sequence ATGGACGGCAGGCCGCACGTGACGCTCGAAGACGTCGCCCGCGCCGCCGAGGTGTCACTGGCGACGGCGTCCAGGGCCCTCAACGGAACCACCAAGGTGCGAGCGGATCTGCGCGAGCGCGTGCTCGCCGCCGCGGAAAAGCTCGCCTACACCCCCAACGCACACGCGCAGGCGCTCGCGGGGGCCTCGCACCGCACGGTCGGTGTCATCTGCCACGACGTCAGCGACCCCTACTTCGCGGCCATCGCGCGAGGAGTCATGCGCGTGGCCGGCGACAGCGATCTGCTCGTCATGCTGGCGAGCACCTTCCGGGACCCGAACAAGGAGATCGCCTACATCTCCATGCTGCGCGCGCAACGGGCCTCGGCGATCCTGCTCGTCGGTTCCGGCTTCGAGGACAAGGCGTGGGAACGCGCGCTCGCCGCGGAGATCGACCCCTACCGCAGGGGCGGCGGCCAGGTCGCCGTCGTCAGCAGGCACCGCAGTCTCCGGGTCGACAGCGTGCAGCCGGAAAACAGGGAGGGCGCGGCGGAGCTGGCAAGAACGTTGCTGGGTATGGGACACCGCCGCTTCGCGGTGCTCGCGGGCCCCCGCGCGCTCACCACCGTCGTCGACCGGCTCGCCGGGTTCAGGGAAGCACTGGCCGAGGCGGGAGTCGAGCTGCCGGAGTCAGCGATCGTCGAGGCCGCGTTCACGCGCGACGGCGGGCACGCGGCGATGTCGGAACTGCTCGCGAGGGGACTCGACGCCACGTGCGTTTTCGCGGTCACCGACGTCATGGCCATCGGCGCGCTCACCGCGCTGCGCGAGGCGGGCCGCTCGGTACCGGACGACGTGTCGCTGGCCGGTTTCGACGACATTCCCGTCGTCCGTGATCTCACCCCCGCGCTGACCACCGTGGCGCTGCCACTGGAAGAACTCGGAGAACGAGCCATGGAGCTGGCGATCAGGGACAACAGGGGCAGCAGGAGCAGGGTGCTGCGGCTGCCGGGCGAGGTCGTCGTCCGGCAGAGCACGAAGGAGGTGTGA
- a CDS encoding Gfo/Idh/MocA family protein translates to MANEERSVGIVMNGVTGRMGYRQHLVRSILAIREQGGVRLPDGTILRPEPILVGRNENKLAAIAKEHGLDRWTTDLGEALSTAGAEIYFDAQVTSHRVESISAAIEAGLHVYTEKPIAEDTEAALRLGRLARDAGVKAGVVQDKLFLPGLRKLKRLVDGGFFGRILSVRGEFGYWVFEGDWQEAQRPSWNYRAEDGGGITIDMFCHWRYVLEEIFAPVRSVQALAATHIPRRVDERGDTYDCTADDAAYGIFELDGGIVAQINSSWATRVFRDELVEFHVDGTEGSAVAGLRRCRVQHRTMTPKPVWNPDLPAGEDFRSQWQEVPDNDEFDNGFKVQWELFLRHVAAGEPFPWDFLAGARGVQLAELGLRSAEEGRRIPVSELSL, encoded by the coding sequence ATGGCGAACGAGGAACGGTCCGTCGGGATCGTGATGAACGGTGTCACCGGGCGCATGGGCTACCGGCAGCACCTTGTCCGGTCGATACTGGCGATCAGGGAGCAGGGTGGCGTGCGGCTGCCCGACGGGACGATCCTCCGGCCGGAGCCCATTCTGGTGGGGCGCAACGAGAACAAGCTCGCGGCGATCGCCAAGGAACACGGGCTCGACCGGTGGACGACCGACCTCGGCGAGGCGCTGTCGACGGCCGGTGCGGAGATCTACTTCGACGCGCAGGTGACCAGCCACAGGGTGGAGTCCATCAGCGCCGCGATCGAGGCCGGACTGCACGTCTACACCGAGAAGCCGATCGCGGAGGACACCGAGGCCGCGTTGCGGCTGGGCAGGCTGGCCCGCGACGCGGGCGTGAAGGCCGGGGTCGTACAGGACAAGCTGTTCCTTCCCGGGCTTCGCAAGCTCAAGCGTCTCGTCGACGGCGGGTTCTTCGGCCGGATCCTTTCCGTGCGCGGCGAATTCGGGTACTGGGTCTTCGAGGGCGACTGGCAGGAAGCGCAACGTCCATCGTGGAACTACCGGGCCGAGGACGGCGGCGGCATCACGATCGACATGTTCTGCCACTGGCGGTACGTGCTTGAGGAGATCTTCGCCCCGGTGCGCTCGGTGCAGGCGCTCGCGGCGACGCACATCCCGCGAAGGGTCGACGAGCGGGGTGACACCTACGACTGCACGGCGGACGACGCGGCGTACGGCATCTTCGAGCTGGACGGCGGAATCGTCGCGCAGATCAACTCCTCGTGGGCGACGAGGGTGTTCAGGGACGAACTCGTCGAGTTCCATGTGGACGGTACGGAGGGCAGCGCCGTCGCGGGACTTCGCAGGTGCAGGGTCCAGCACCGGACGATGACGCCCAAACCGGTGTGGAATCCGGATCTGCCGGCGGGTGAGGACTTCCGCTCCCAGTGGCAGGAAGTGCCGGACAACGACGAGTTCGACAACGGTTTCAAGGTGCAGTGGGAACTGTTCCTGCGCCACGTTGCCGCGGGCGAACCGTTCCCGTGGGACTTCCTGGCCGGCGCGCGGGGCGTGCAACTCGCCGAGCTCGGGCTGCGCTCGGCCGAGGAGGGGCGGCGTATCCCGGTGTCCGAACTGAGCCTGTGA
- a CDS encoding ABC transporter permease: MVTQSQPTRTEQATSAGVTERARPGMAQRLGGFLEKAWRPFALLAALFVAWWGVTAAEWVEPYLVPSPGDTFEAIASRPEYFWEHTWTTTYETLLGFVIAAVIGVFAAVVMVQSATVERTLYPLLLFAQVIPKIAIAPLFVVWLGFGIGPKIVVAVLMAFFPVVISMVTGLKSVDPEMLQLSATMGAKPGQTFWKIRFPASLPHLFSGLKVAATMAVTGAVVGEFVGADAGLGFVILQANGNLDTPVLFAGLLIMSLLGVLLFVLVEWLEQLVLPWHASRRTDGVTTTL, from the coding sequence ATGGTCACGCAGAGTCAGCCGACGCGGACCGAGCAGGCAACGTCGGCTGGGGTCACCGAGCGGGCACGTCCGGGGATGGCGCAGCGGCTCGGTGGTTTTCTCGAAAAGGCATGGCGGCCCTTCGCGCTGCTCGCCGCGCTGTTCGTGGCGTGGTGGGGGGTCACGGCGGCCGAGTGGGTCGAGCCCTACCTCGTCCCTTCGCCTGGCGACACGTTCGAGGCCATCGCCTCGCGCCCGGAGTACTTCTGGGAGCACACCTGGACCACGACGTACGAGACGTTGCTCGGGTTCGTCATCGCGGCGGTGATCGGTGTCTTCGCCGCGGTCGTCATGGTGCAGTCGGCCACCGTCGAGCGCACCCTGTACCCACTGCTGCTGTTCGCGCAGGTGATTCCGAAGATCGCGATCGCGCCGCTTTTCGTGGTGTGGCTCGGTTTCGGTATCGGGCCCAAGATCGTCGTCGCGGTATTGATGGCGTTCTTCCCCGTCGTCATCTCCATGGTCACCGGGCTCAAGTCGGTCGACCCGGAAATGCTCCAGCTGTCGGCCACGATGGGAGCCAAGCCGGGGCAGACCTTCTGGAAGATCCGGTTCCCCGCCTCGTTGCCGCACCTGTTCTCGGGGCTCAAGGTCGCGGCGACCATGGCCGTCACCGGCGCCGTCGTCGGTGAGTTCGTCGGTGCCGACGCCGGTCTCGGCTTCGTCATCTTGCAGGCGAACGGAAATCTGGACACCCCGGTGCTTTTCGCCGGGCTGTTGATCATGTCGTTGCTCGGCGTCCTGCTGTTCGTGCTCGTGGAATGGCTGGAACAGCTCGTGCTGCCCTGGCACGCGAGCCGCCGGACCGACGGCGTCACCACAACCCTGTGA
- a CDS encoding nitroreductase family deazaflavin-dependent oxidoreductase yields the protein MLYGDEHVRRYEETDGEVGYDWQNGAPILILTTTGRKSGQPRKFALIFQENDGDYVIVASKGGAEAHPGWYLNLVENPEVGVQVKGDKFTARARTASVEEKAALWPKMTAVWPSYDDYQKKTDRDIPVVILERVG from the coding sequence ATGCTGTACGGGGATGAACACGTCCGCCGCTACGAGGAGACCGACGGCGAGGTCGGCTACGACTGGCAGAACGGCGCGCCGATTCTGATCCTGACCACCACCGGACGCAAATCCGGGCAACCACGTAAGTTCGCCCTCATCTTCCAGGAGAACGACGGCGACTACGTCATCGTCGCTTCGAAGGGCGGCGCGGAGGCTCACCCCGGCTGGTATCTCAACCTGGTGGAGAACCCCGAGGTCGGGGTTCAGGTGAAGGGCGACAAGTTCACCGCGAGGGCGAGGACGGCGAGCGTGGAGGAGAAGGCCGCGCTGTGGCCCAAGATGACCGCGGTGTGGCCTTCCTACGACGACTACCAGAAGAAGACCGACAGGGACATTCCCGTCGTGATACTGGAGCGTGTGGGCTGA
- a CDS encoding sugar phosphate isomerase/epimerase family protein: MDRLSLNQITTKNWTLPEAVAGCAEAGVGWIGLWRDKVAEVGVDRAAALLKEYGVKVSSLCRGGFFTGVTPEGATVDGIAQTKEAIEEAAKLGTDVLVLVVGGVAGNDLPGSRQRVADAVGELAPFAREHGVKLGLEPLHPMQCVDRSVLSTVDQAMDIAEEHPADSVGVVVDEFAVWWDPRIEAAIARANGRILGFHVCDQLVPLTDTLLGRALPGEGPIDHRGLRACVEAAGYTGPIEVEVFNAELWKRAGAEVLADVVTSYREHVA; encoded by the coding sequence ATGGACCGGTTGAGCCTCAACCAGATCACCACCAAGAACTGGACGTTGCCCGAGGCCGTCGCGGGCTGCGCCGAGGCGGGCGTCGGCTGGATCGGGCTGTGGAGGGACAAGGTCGCCGAGGTCGGTGTCGACAGGGCGGCCGCGCTACTCAAGGAGTACGGCGTCAAGGTCTCCTCGCTGTGCAGGGGCGGCTTCTTCACCGGTGTCACGCCGGAAGGAGCCACTGTGGACGGCATCGCGCAGACGAAGGAGGCCATCGAGGAAGCCGCCAAGCTCGGCACGGACGTACTGGTGCTCGTGGTCGGCGGCGTCGCGGGCAACGACCTGCCCGGGTCGCGGCAGCGGGTGGCCGACGCGGTCGGCGAGCTCGCGCCCTTCGCGAGGGAGCACGGCGTCAAGCTCGGCCTCGAACCACTGCACCCGATGCAGTGCGTCGACCGGTCCGTTCTGTCCACTGTGGATCAAGCGATGGACATCGCGGAGGAGCACCCCGCCGACTCGGTCGGGGTCGTCGTCGACGAGTTCGCCGTGTGGTGGGATCCTCGCATCGAGGCCGCCATCGCGAGGGCGAACGGCCGGATACTCGGCTTCCACGTGTGCGATCAACTCGTCCCGCTCACCGACACGCTGCTGGGCAGGGCGCTGCCCGGCGAGGGCCCCATCGATCACCGCGGGCTGCGGGCCTGCGTGGAAGCGGCGGGCTACACCGGCCCGATCGAGGTCGAGGTGTTCAACGCCGAACTGTGGAAGCGAGCCGGTGCCGAAGTGCTCGCCGACGTCGTGACCTCCTACCGGGAGCACGTCGCCTGA
- the soxR gene encoding redox-sensitive transcriptional activator SoxR — protein MTKLADHLSIGQVAERSGVPHTALRFYEDRNLITSERSTGNQRRYSRSVLRRIAFIRAAQRVGLSLEQIGEALETLPKDHAPTKADWARLSRNWREELEARIDALQRLRDQLIGCVGCGCLSLRTCGLHNVDDRLARFGPGAPLLKPAAEGGI, from the coding sequence GTGACCAAGCTTGCCGACCACCTGAGTATCGGACAGGTCGCGGAACGCAGCGGCGTCCCGCACACGGCGCTCCGATTCTACGAAGACCGCAACCTCATCACCTCGGAACGCTCGACGGGCAATCAGCGCAGGTACTCGCGCTCCGTGCTGCGCAGGATCGCGTTCATCCGCGCGGCGCAGCGAGTTGGGCTCAGCCTGGAACAAATCGGTGAGGCGCTGGAAACGCTGCCGAAGGATCACGCACCGACCAAGGCGGACTGGGCCCGGTTGTCCCGCAACTGGCGAGAAGAGCTCGAAGCGCGCATCGACGCGTTGCAGCGCCTGCGCGATCAGTTGATCGGCTGTGTCGGGTGTGGCTGCCTTTCCCTGCGTACCTGCGGTTTGCACAACGTCGACGACCGGCTCGCCAGGTTCGGCCCCGGCGCTCCCCTGCTCAAGCCTGCCGCGGAAGGCGGCATCTGA
- a CDS encoding mandelate racemase/muconate lactonizing enzyme family protein: MAFVDSTLRELRIERIETFAVALPTLRSFGVSGGAVAVAGTPSIRVLVKVSADGVCGWGEATPIPAWTYETAESIVTTIDRYLAPAVTGKPCWDLDGVNAAFDRAINRGFTIGSPLAKGAVDMALHDLLGRALGVPVSTLWGRRRSDRVALGWMVSGQTASEVAEHVAEGGALGYEAFKVKIGLHSPGEDLAVVRAVRAAAPDAPLWVDANQAFTADGALRMARELAPLGVTAFEQPLPANDVAGLRRLREHSPVPVALDESLRHPTDLATFVKLDAVDVAIAKVQRSGGLTLSLRLCALAEDCGVRLMGSGLTDSDLGLAASLHLFAAFGIDTPVDLNGRQFVESAYATGETVRISGGVAEVPAGPGLGVEVDEDVVRDLAVDVLAC; this comes from the coding sequence ATGGCTTTCGTGGATTCGACGCTGCGCGAGCTGCGGATCGAGCGGATCGAGACCTTCGCGGTCGCGCTGCCCACCTTGCGGTCCTTCGGGGTGTCCGGAGGAGCCGTCGCGGTCGCGGGCACACCGAGCATCAGGGTACTCGTCAAGGTCAGTGCCGACGGGGTGTGCGGATGGGGTGAGGCAACGCCGATCCCCGCGTGGACCTACGAGACGGCGGAGTCGATCGTCACCACCATCGACCGCTACCTCGCGCCCGCCGTCACCGGCAAGCCGTGCTGGGATCTCGACGGCGTGAACGCCGCGTTCGACCGGGCCATCAACCGCGGTTTCACCATCGGCTCGCCGCTGGCGAAGGGCGCCGTCGACATGGCACTGCACGACCTGCTCGGCAGGGCGCTGGGCGTGCCGGTGAGCACGCTGTGGGGCAGGCGGCGCAGCGACCGCGTCGCGCTCGGCTGGATGGTGTCGGGGCAGACGGCGAGCGAGGTCGCCGAGCACGTCGCCGAAGGCGGGGCGCTCGGCTACGAGGCGTTCAAGGTCAAGATCGGCCTGCACTCCCCCGGCGAGGATCTCGCGGTCGTGAGGGCGGTGAGAGCCGCCGCGCCAGACGCGCCGCTGTGGGTCGACGCCAACCAGGCGTTCACGGCCGACGGCGCGCTGCGGATGGCGAGGGAACTGGCCCCGCTCGGCGTGACCGCGTTCGAGCAACCCTTGCCTGCCAACGATGTCGCCGGGCTGCGCAGACTGCGGGAGCACTCCCCCGTTCCGGTCGCGCTCGACGAAAGCCTGCGCCACCCCACCGATCTGGCGACCTTCGTCAAGCTCGACGCCGTCGACGTCGCGATCGCCAAGGTGCAGCGCAGTGGCGGACTGACGCTGTCCCTGCGGTTGTGCGCGCTCGCCGAGGACTGCGGGGTCCGGTTGATGGGCTCCGGGCTCACCGATTCCGACCTCGGCCTCGCCGCGTCACTGCATCTTTTCGCGGCTTTCGGCATCGACACCCCGGTCGACCTCAACGGGCGGCAGTTCGTCGAGTCCGCTTACGCGACAGGGGAAACCGTGCGGATCTCCGGCGGGGTCGCCGAGGTTCCGGCCGGCCCAGGGCTCGGGGTCGAGGTCGACGAGGACGTCGTTCGCGACCTCGCCGTCGACGTACTCGCCTGCTGA
- a CDS encoding ABC transporter substrate-binding protein has translation MKLPALVAGVVAVLLFATGCGGGGQETTTNAEGQTLDKVTLTLNWYPYGEHAPFYYGKAQGIYEKHGIDLDIRAGQGSQKTVQATAAGQTDFGWADTPAVLAGVSQGLDVKSIGVFLQTTPSSVQFFTEENVNSPADLKGKTIASTAGDALTKTFPTFLKANGLTENDVNIQNTDAAGKMAAVMSGQTDALLGYATDQGPTMQEKAGKEVSYLRFADNGLNFYSNGLLASQELIDDRGDLAQRMVTATSEAWAEAQGDQQAAVAAMEGASEQLPSEQVLTEQLASTLELLHTESTEGERPGVNTEADWNATIKVFADAGVIESAEEPGAYWVSDLAPKE, from the coding sequence ATGAAATTACCCGCACTCGTCGCCGGTGTCGTCGCGGTGCTGCTCTTCGCCACGGGCTGTGGCGGCGGCGGTCAGGAGACCACGACCAACGCCGAAGGCCAGACGCTCGACAAGGTCACCCTCACCCTCAACTGGTACCCCTACGGTGAGCACGCGCCGTTCTACTACGGCAAGGCTCAGGGCATCTACGAGAAGCACGGCATCGACCTCGACATCAGGGCGGGCCAGGGATCGCAGAAGACGGTGCAGGCCACCGCCGCCGGGCAAACCGACTTCGGCTGGGCCGACACGCCCGCGGTGCTTGCCGGTGTCTCGCAGGGACTCGACGTGAAGAGCATCGGCGTGTTCCTTCAGACGACGCCGTCCTCGGTCCAGTTCTTCACCGAGGAGAACGTCAACTCGCCCGCCGATCTCAAGGGCAAGACCATCGCCAGCACGGCGGGTGACGCGCTCACCAAGACCTTCCCGACCTTCCTCAAGGCCAACGGGCTCACCGAGAACGACGTCAACATCCAGAACACCGACGCCGCGGGCAAGATGGCCGCCGTCATGTCCGGTCAGACCGACGCGCTGCTCGGCTACGCGACCGACCAGGGCCCGACCATGCAGGAGAAGGCGGGCAAGGAGGTCTCCTACCTCCGCTTCGCCGACAACGGGCTCAACTTCTACAGCAACGGGTTGCTCGCCTCGCAGGAACTCATCGACGACCGGGGCGATCTCGCGCAGCGCATGGTGACAGCCACCAGCGAGGCGTGGGCCGAGGCGCAGGGTGACCAGCAGGCCGCGGTGGCCGCCATGGAGGGCGCCTCGGAGCAGCTTCCCTCGGAGCAGGTGCTCACCGAACAGCTCGCCTCGACGCTGGAACTGCTGCACACCGAGTCGACCGAAGGTGAGCGGCCCGGCGTGAACACCGAGGCCGACTGGAACGCGACGATCAAGGTCTTCGCCGACGCGGGAGTCATCGAGAGCGCGGAGGAACCCGGCGCCTACTGGGTCTCCGACCTGGCCCCCAAGGAATAG